A single region of the Mycobacterium avium subsp. avium genome encodes:
- a CDS encoding acyl-CoA dehydrogenase family protein, translating to MDLEYTPEQQQLRAEIRATLQTVMTPERVAAVSEQMDGGPAVRECVRALAAANLLGVGWPKEYGGRGFSAIEQFIFAEEARRVSAPIPLVTLNTVGPTLMHYGTDEQKRRFLPAILDGTVEFAIGYSEPGAGSDLASVHTTAVRVGDEYVINGQKMFTSGAAYADYIWLAVRTDPDAKKHKGISILIVPTSSPGFSWQPLHTMPGISTFYTFYDDVRVPVSALVGAENQGWQLITTQLNFERAALGNLGALEPLFDKTLDWALSTELDGGRVIDQPWVRSALARVEAQVAAYKLVNLRVNAAMTKGALNMGEASAAKVFGTELTQQVARELLEVLDGNGVRRGAEAPLRGALESAYRQAVINTFGGGANEIQRDIIAMAALGMPRAPRDLRAAK from the coding sequence ATGGATCTGGAATACACGCCGGAGCAACAGCAGCTGCGCGCCGAGATCCGTGCGACGCTTCAGACCGTGATGACGCCCGAACGCGTCGCCGCGGTCAGCGAGCAGATGGACGGCGGTCCCGCGGTGCGCGAATGCGTCCGCGCCCTGGCGGCGGCCAACCTGCTGGGTGTCGGATGGCCCAAAGAATATGGTGGACGAGGGTTTTCGGCCATCGAGCAGTTCATCTTCGCCGAGGAGGCGCGCCGGGTGAGCGCACCCATCCCTCTGGTGACGCTCAACACCGTCGGCCCGACGTTGATGCACTACGGCACCGACGAGCAGAAGCGGCGGTTTCTGCCGGCGATCCTGGACGGCACCGTGGAATTCGCCATCGGCTACTCCGAGCCGGGGGCGGGCAGCGACCTGGCCTCGGTGCACACGACGGCCGTGCGTGTCGGTGACGAGTATGTGATCAACGGTCAAAAGATGTTCACCAGCGGCGCCGCCTACGCCGACTACATCTGGCTGGCCGTGCGCACCGATCCGGATGCCAAGAAGCACAAGGGCATTTCCATCCTCATCGTGCCGACCTCCTCGCCCGGGTTCTCCTGGCAACCGCTGCACACCATGCCGGGCATCTCGACCTTCTACACGTTCTACGACGACGTGCGGGTGCCGGTCAGCGCGCTGGTGGGGGCCGAGAACCAGGGCTGGCAGCTGATCACCACGCAGTTGAACTTCGAGCGCGCCGCCCTGGGCAATCTGGGCGCGCTCGAGCCGCTGTTCGACAAGACGCTGGACTGGGCGCTGTCCACCGAACTCGACGGCGGCCGGGTCATCGACCAGCCCTGGGTGCGATCGGCGCTGGCCCGGGTCGAAGCGCAGGTGGCCGCCTACAAGCTCGTCAACCTGCGGGTGAACGCGGCGATGACGAAGGGCGCGCTCAACATGGGCGAAGCCTCGGCCGCGAAGGTGTTCGGCACCGAGCTCACGCAGCAGGTCGCCCGGGAGCTGCTCGAGGTGCTCGACGGCAACGGGGTGCGGCGCGGCGCCGAGGCTCCGCTGCGTGGCGCGCTGGAATCCGCCTACCGTCAGGCCGTCATCAACACCTTCGGGGGCGGCGCCAACGAGATTCAACGTGACATCATCGCCATGGCCGCGTTGGGCATGCCCCGCGCACCGCGCGACCTTCGGGCCGCGAAATAG
- a CDS encoding FAS1-like dehydratase domain-containing protein, which produces MTDSETVSAKVRALVGQPTGGTGKPSLAPDPVNQPMIRHWAYAMADMNPVYLDPEFAASSRFGGIVSPPVMLQTWTMPSPKLEGIGERGGAPVEIDSNPTAFLDEAGYTSTVATNSEFEIERYPRLGDVISATTVYESVSDEKKTALGTGFFLTWLTTYTDQNGEVLGRQRFRVLRFRPAG; this is translated from the coding sequence GTGACCGACTCAGAAACCGTCAGCGCCAAGGTGCGGGCCCTGGTCGGCCAGCCGACCGGCGGCACCGGAAAACCCTCGCTGGCACCCGACCCGGTGAACCAGCCGATGATCCGGCACTGGGCGTACGCGATGGCCGACATGAACCCCGTCTACCTTGATCCGGAGTTCGCCGCGTCGTCACGGTTCGGCGGCATCGTCTCGCCCCCGGTGATGTTGCAGACCTGGACCATGCCGTCGCCGAAGCTGGAGGGAATCGGCGAGCGCGGTGGGGCGCCCGTCGAAATCGACAGCAATCCAACGGCTTTCCTCGATGAGGCCGGCTACACCAGCACGGTGGCGACGAACTCGGAGTTCGAGATCGAGCGATACCCGAGGCTGGGCGACGTGATCAGCGCGACGACCGTCTACGAGTCGGTCTCCGACGAGAAGAAGACGGCCCTGGGCACCGGCTTCTTCCTGACCTGGCTGACGACCTACACCGACCAGAACGGCGAGGTGTTGGGGCGCCAGCGATTCCGGGTGCTGCGCTTCAGGCCGGCCGGCTGA
- a CDS encoding Zn-ribbon domain-containing OB-fold protein, with protein sequence MAARLAPAITADTEFFWNGLRQNKLLIQRCSGCGKLRHPPRPMCPHCRSLDWQAIESSGRGTVYSYVMPHEPKFPFFEYPYIVVLVELEEGVRLVSNLTGIDPAEVTPGLPVEVYYQTFDGSQELVLHQFRPSA encoded by the coding sequence ATGGCGGCCCGTCTGGCTCCGGCGATCACCGCAGACACCGAATTCTTCTGGAACGGGTTGCGGCAGAACAAACTCCTGATCCAGCGCTGCAGCGGCTGCGGGAAGCTGCGTCACCCACCCCGCCCGATGTGCCCGCACTGCCGGTCGCTGGACTGGCAAGCCATCGAGTCGTCGGGCCGCGGCACCGTGTACAGCTACGTGATGCCGCACGAGCCGAAGTTTCCGTTCTTCGAGTACCCCTACATCGTCGTGCTGGTGGAACTCGAGGAGGGGGTGCGGCTGGTGTCCAACCTGACCGGCATCGACCCGGCCGAGGTGACGCCCGGACTGCCGGTCGAGGTCTATTACCAAACCTTCGACGGCTCGCAAGAGCTGGTGCTGCACCAGTTCCGGCCGAGCGCATAG
- a CDS encoding acyl-CoA dehydrogenase family protein: MDFSFTEEQETIGKLARDLFEHRATPERLTELEAGDTRHDAALWEELAAADLLGAALPEAVGGSCASGGGFVELGVLLAEVGYGVAPVPAYATLVLGADSIARHGSSEQQQRVLPGVIAGSRILTAGLAEPSRSDPARPATTARRDGPNWRLDGAKELVPAAQLADTMLIPAALDGGDVGLFLLVADAAGVEIRPVPTTNREPHADVFLDGARVSEADRIAGMGLVESLLTRALVALCAIQLGVVERALRIAAEYTTGREQFGRPIGSFQAVQQRMADAFIDVEAIRWTTWQAAWLVAHGRPADRAARIAKFWAAEAGARVAATAQHVHGGIGIDVTYPLHRYFLWAKHNELTLGPASAQLAHLGATYSEGHA, encoded by the coding sequence ATGGACTTCTCGTTCACCGAAGAGCAGGAGACGATCGGCAAGCTGGCCCGCGATCTGTTCGAGCACCGCGCCACCCCGGAACGGCTGACCGAGTTGGAGGCCGGCGACACCCGCCACGACGCCGCGCTCTGGGAAGAGCTGGCCGCCGCCGACCTGCTCGGTGCCGCGCTGCCGGAGGCGGTCGGCGGCTCATGTGCTTCAGGCGGCGGCTTCGTGGAGCTCGGGGTGCTGCTGGCGGAGGTGGGCTACGGCGTCGCGCCGGTGCCCGCCTACGCCACGCTGGTGTTGGGCGCCGACTCGATCGCCCGGCACGGCAGCTCAGAACAGCAGCAGCGGGTCTTGCCGGGCGTGATCGCCGGATCGCGCATCCTGACAGCGGGTTTGGCCGAACCCAGCCGTTCGGATCCGGCCCGCCCGGCCACCACCGCGCGTCGCGACGGCCCGAACTGGCGCCTCGACGGCGCCAAGGAATTGGTGCCGGCCGCCCAACTCGCCGACACGATGCTGATTCCCGCCGCCCTGGACGGCGGCGACGTGGGCCTGTTCCTACTGGTCGCCGACGCCGCCGGCGTCGAGATCCGCCCGGTGCCCACCACGAATCGCGAACCGCACGCGGACGTATTCTTAGACGGCGCACGTGTTTCCGAGGCGGACCGGATCGCCGGCATGGGACTGGTCGAGTCACTGCTCACCCGGGCGCTGGTGGCGCTGTGCGCGATCCAGCTCGGCGTCGTCGAGCGGGCGCTGCGCATCGCGGCCGAATACACCACGGGCCGTGAGCAATTCGGCCGCCCGATCGGCAGCTTCCAGGCGGTGCAGCAGCGGATGGCCGACGCCTTCATCGACGTCGAGGCGATCCGGTGGACCACCTGGCAGGCGGCCTGGCTGGTCGCCCACGGCCGGCCCGCCGACCGGGCGGCGCGCATCGCGAAGTTCTGGGCCGCCGAGGCCGGCGCTCGGGTGGCCGCCACCGCCCAGCACGTCCACGGCGGCATCGGCATCGACGTCACCTATCCCCTGCACCGCTATTTCCTGTGGGCCAAGCACAACGAGCTCACCCTCGGTCCGGCTTCGGCGCAGCTGGCCCACCTCGGCGCAACCTATTCGGAAGGACACGCATGA
- a CDS encoding MaoC family dehydratase, with the protein MTRTANRTLRWQDISVGEEVTPLEIPITTTMIVAGAIATRDFMPVHHDRDYAKKQGSPNLFMNILTTNGYCVRFLTDWAGPEAMVKKLSIRLGVPCFPDDPLRFTGSVTGKTRGPAGPPPAENFVEVTFKASNSLGDHVSGTAVLSLLDGAGS; encoded by the coding sequence ATGACGAGGACCGCCAACCGCACGTTGCGATGGCAAGACATTTCGGTCGGCGAGGAGGTCACGCCGCTGGAAATCCCGATCACCACGACGATGATCGTCGCCGGCGCGATCGCCACCCGCGACTTCATGCCGGTGCACCACGACCGCGACTACGCCAAGAAGCAGGGTTCGCCCAACCTGTTCATGAACATCCTGACCACCAACGGCTACTGCGTGCGGTTCCTCACCGACTGGGCCGGGCCCGAGGCGATGGTCAAGAAGCTGTCGATTCGCCTTGGCGTGCCGTGCTTTCCGGACGACCCGCTGCGGTTCACCGGCAGCGTCACCGGCAAGACTCGTGGCCCAGCAGGGCCACCGCCGGCTGAGAACTTCGTCGAGGTGACCTTCAAGGCGTCCAACAGCCTCGGCGATCACGTCTCCGGCACCGCGGTGCTCAGCCTGCTCGACGGTGCGGGCTCATGA